The Arachis ipaensis cultivar K30076 chromosome B05, Araip1.1, whole genome shotgun sequence nucleotide sequence ATATAGACATAACACAACAAAACAATAAGCTTAAAGATCAAAAGTTTACATCCATCGGAGAAAATCGATGGAACATGTAAAAACACAAATTATGAGAgaatgaagaaagaagagagtgatTACATGGATGATGGGTCATACCAAATTATATTCAGATGTTTCCTCACAAGTTTGTAATATGGACTGTAACATCTCATTTGATAAAGTCAAGCCCCCTTCACACATTTCATCAACAATATCAAGAGCTACACGCACCTGCATTAGAAACAAAAATCACTAATCTCCAAAATTCACTCGAGAGAAATTGACACATCATGGACTTTTATTGTGAATTTGCATATTGGATAAGATAATGAAAAGAGGAATTATGCCAATCACAGAAGAGGAAAGTACCAGCAATGTCATTGTGATCACTATAATAGAAAAAAGTGCTTAAGAATTTACTTGTTTATGTGAATATATGTTTCTttctattaaataaaaatatatattttaagatAAGTAACATGGCCACACTATGTCAACCTCTAAATGTTAAAGATATGGGATGGGTGCACTTTCAATGGCTTGTGTTTTTGGAGATGACATATTGacacttttcttattttttatttcattctgGACTTTCTAATTTCCTCTTACAGAAAGTGCAAAAATCATATGGTCATACCTCGCGCAACGTACAGCTATGTAAAATTAGCTTCTCATATGATGAGGATGAAGGTGACACTTCAAGTGTTTGGTGCAAATCCTTGAATTTTGTAATGACATTCTCAACCTTCACAATACCAACAATAAATATGAGAATGCACACAAACACACATAAAAGTCCATAACAATAACTACAACGTACAATTATTATGCCAAATGTTCACAAAAAAGCACTAGTACCACCTTATCATTGTGTTCAAAAATGCACATGCAATTATGGAGTGTTTAATATACAAACACAATGAAGTAAAATCTCACAACAGTTACGAAGGAATTGCTAAATAGAACAAGGGggaattattaaataaaatgcaGCCTCGAATGTCTCCAAAATAAATCTACAGTAAAAGCCACTTTGAAGAAGTTTATTCCATACACCAAATTTGCATAAAATCAACCtagaatgaaataaaaaaattaacaagaatgaaaggaaaaagaTAAAGAACCATGTCCAGCAAAGTAAATGAAGAGCTACAATTACTGATTTATTGTAAATACCATATTGGCTTCTAACCATAGCTGAGGTGTGAGTATCAACTCTCAATCATAATCTTTGTTAGTTCAAAAACATACAAATTCTACTTATAGCAGTGTATAATAGGCTAAAAGCCTGTAAATGCCTCTGTGTGGAGTTCCATTTTTATTGACAATTAAAAATAAGttgacaaaaaaaatcataacttAGGTATGCTAAAAGAAATTTAAATGGTTTTCATAAAAGTTCTATCATCACTGCAATCTGAAGTATCATGAAAATGTAAAACTGGCGATATATTTTTAGAGAAAGAAAAATGGATGAAGGAAAGCGCTTGATGGTATCATGGACTTGAGGAAATTATCAATGACATATGCAAGAATTTTCTTACCGATAAATTTGGGATGCTAATAGCATAACTTGCAATGaagtttgtaatattatttgttTCATAATCTGCAATGCATAAGAATCTCAGTACAAGATATACACCAATTAAGATTTATAGAGGAATTCAATCCTCAATTCTTCAGCAGAATCACAATATGACTTAGATAATTGGTGTTATATTAAAAAAACCCGATATTCAGTACATTAATAAttgacaaagaaaaaagaaacctgCAATCTTAATATATGTCCATTTATACATATAATGCTTGGGATTTTGTTCCTCTAGAGTATCTTGTGTAATATAAAGGGTAAAATGCAGAATGTATGAAAGACTTAAGAGGCTATAGTTCTGCAGTTTTGACCCCCTATACTTTAGAGGAGCCAAATTCGAAAGACTTAAGTAACATAATTCAAGAGATACAACAGCTATATCATATGcaatttgttttccttttttgcAAGCAGAAACATTGTTTGATGTCTAGCAAAATCCAAATAGGTGATGAGAAGATAAATATTGTAATCATACCACTTGTTTTGAAGTCCAAAAGGAAGTTCTCCGCAACAGGTTCCAATTGATGCCTTCCTAATGACTGAAATATCTTTTCTACAGATTCTACAGATGAAAgcttttttatgtttatgatttcCAATAGCTCCAATATCTCCTTCTTCCGCTCACTCTCACAAAGAGCCAATAAATAATTTTCTGCAACATAAGTTGAATAAAGTAAGTTTCCATTTTAAGGTGCTACAAAAAACAGAATTTTCTATCATTATTGAACAACGATGTGCAGAACCAGCAGCGACACCTTGTCACTTAACATTCATTTCTGCAGTAATTGACCACTGACCATGTCACTTAAAATTCACAGTCTCATTAAATGAAACTGCATATGTCAACATCTGCTACGGATAATCCAAAGCTAGATGTTTGAACACAACTTCTATGAAACAAATTATGACAAACCAATGCTATGAGGGAGAAAAGCATATGCACCCACCTCGTAAATCAGAAATTTCTTCACCATCATTCTCTGCAATGAGATTACAGATTTCTTGAATCTTTTCTTCATTATTAACTCTTAACCACAACATCATTTCGTAGTAACCGAGTCTGGTAATTAAACTGGCATTCTGGTCTTTGATAGCATCACAGAAAAAATGAAACTCTTCAACCATACACATGTCAATAGTATACAAAAGAAGTGGACGATATGATTGCTCTTCTAGCCGAAATCCTCCTTCACCCATCAATTTAAAAAGATGGAAAACCTTCCCCAACTCTTCTATCACTATGTCTTCGTCACTACTTTCCCTAGCCTTTTCTATGCACATTTCTATCAGTGCGTTGTACCCTTTGATCCCTGGATCTCGTCCAACTTTACCAAACAATGCAATGGTAGCCTCCGGCCCAAGTACCTTTGCACAAATTCTAACCAACTTATTAAAACGGTTCTCTTGGGAAAATTCAAACAAGTGTCTCTGTTTCTTTTTGCGAGAATGTCCTTTCCGTTGTAACAATAAATTATTGTTATATATGTTTGAGAGCCATGATATACCTGGCTGACTTTGGGACTCTTTTGCATTATCATTTCTCTTAGACATGGGTTTCTTCACCGAGATACTATCACCTGACAGTACGAAACAATACAACAAATAACCTTTTAGGAAAGGGAAAAAGAGAAGACAAGCTCAGCACTTGAACAATACACCAATTAACCGATAACATACATTCTCAGTTTCTCCCAggaatttcatcaaacacttaccGTAGTAAATAGAAGAAATCTTCTTAAACGCCACATTAGAAGAATCATCTGCACCAAAATATTCACAAACACAAAAAACAAATTTGAGACTGGAAAAACACTACCCATAAACGAAATCCGCAACAAAACTCTAAATTTAGCTCATTCAGCTTCAGAAAACACAACACCCCGAAAAACAAAAGAGTGCAGAATTACCTGAAGCAGGGGATTGTTTAAGCTTGAGGCTTGCGAGTGTAGAATCTCCATCGAATTCCGAAAAGAAGGAAGAGTATGCAGCAGAACGTGAACGTGAACGGAATCCGGTTAGATTTCTAACGTAGGAGAAATATGAATGGCGCATTTTTTTCACAGCACTTTTGAACGAACACGGACAAATGGAAATTGTGCTTCTTGCCGCAGTGAAGAGAACGCGACTATTTTGAAGCACACCACTgacatgaaaacaaaatcaagcaGTAATAGAATTTTTGGTAATTTCTATCAAATTCtctaatttattatttatcaaTAGTAATCAAGGTTCAGACAACCGGATCgatcatcaaaccgctctagttaTTGGTTTATTAGTTCATTGGTCTAACCGGTCCAACCGATAGTTCAACCAAAAAAATCGTTttagaatataataataaataaattataaataaacattctAAAATATAACTCAACCTATTTTTTGTCTCATAACAACTATGTCATTCAGCCAAGAATATATCTTTCATCTCTTTCCTAATGTAAAGAATTAAAAAAGATCAAACAAATTGAACAAACCTTATAATACTAATGGTGAATCCATCTCCTTAATATAGGAATTAATCACATAATACAAAATATACTAATATACTTGACAAATAGGTAAGACATGATATAACAGTGCCTTTCGATCGATTTTAGAATAAGTCAAGCAACATGTAGAGATGAATTAATAGCATAAAAATAGATAAGAAGACAACACTAAAAGTTCAAATAATCATTGAATACAATGCAAAGCTGCTTATTCATTGAGATCTCACATTATACAAACAACTTTCATGACTTAAGTTTGCACATTTTCAATAAACAATTGTAaccaatattattttttattttactatgaTATGTACAAATCACTTATAGCACAAAAGAATTagtaaagaattaaaaaaataaataaattcactaTTTATATTGAATTAGCTAGAGGCATATGCATGTTTACCAAGTGATGCAGGATTGTTTATCATTCCACTGGTAATTGAATATGTGCCTCCGAAG carries:
- the LOC107643916 gene encoding pentatricopeptide repeat-containing protein At4g04790, mitochondrial isoform X1, with protein sequence MFIEILYIFIAKLFNYGLYYMLLDLNSSKFPEFKFSFGGTYSITSGMINNPASLDSTLASLKLKQSPASDDSSNVAFKKISSIYYGDSISVKKPMSKRNDNAKESQSQPGISWLSNIYNNNLLLQRKGHSRKKKQRHLFEFSQENRFNKLVRICAKVLGPEATIALFGKVGRDPGIKGYNALIEMCIEKARESSDEDIVIEELGKVFHLFKLMGEGGFRLEEQSYRPLLLYTIDMCMVEEFHFFCDAIKDQNASLITRLGYYEMMLWLRVNNEEKIQEICNLIAENDGEEISDLRENYLLALCESERKKEILELLEIINIKKLSSVESVEKIFQSLGRHQLEPVAENFLLDFKTSDYETNNITNFIASYAISIPNLSVENVITKFKDLHQTLEVSPSSSSYEKLILHSCTLREVRVALDIVDEMCEGGLTLSNEMLQSILQTCEETSEYNLVHRIFSTIRQYNLETNDKTFRCMIDLFLKMKDLEGAYRMLDEMGELNLKPSASMYNTIMAECFREKNTSDGVRVLEHMQNADVMPDSETFSYLISNSETEEDIVMYYKELKESGIKPTKQIFMALINAYAACGQLEKAKQVVLDPLIPQKNLNQIKYVLVSVLAAHGQLSEAIHYYEEIKKAGHNLEPKDVMNLIEKTRSDVELDRLLLLLEELNDTDYWNGACCRIILYCIWNKDISSAVNLCKLLKNKYQSDELVTEVLCDKHHSNELVMKVLFDKVFSLINGSESSHLQASLELLSEIKDKLGLVPPEEYHDSLLSAHAKTSELHNAN
- the LOC107643916 gene encoding pentatricopeptide repeat-containing protein At4g04790, mitochondrial isoform X2, with amino-acid sequence MRHSYFSYVRNLTGFRSRSRSAAYSSFFSEFDGDSTLASLKLKQSPASDDSSNVAFKKISSIYYGDSISVKKPMSKRNDNAKESQSQPGISWLSNIYNNNLLLQRKGHSRKKKQRHLFEFSQENRFNKLVRICAKVLGPEATIALFGKVGRDPGIKGYNALIEMCIEKARESSDEDIVIEELGKVFHLFKLMGEGGFRLEEQSYRPLLLYTIDMCMVEEFHFFCDAIKDQNASLITRLGYYEMMLWLRVNNEEKIQEICNLIAENDGEEISDLRENYLLALCESERKKEILELLEIINIKKLSSVESVEKIFQSLGRHQLEPVAENFLLDFKTSDYETNNITNFIASYAISIPNLSVENVITKFKDLHQTLEVSPSSSSYEKLILHSCTLREVRVALDIVDEMCEGGLTLSNEMLQSILQTCEETSEYNLVHRIFSTIRQYNLETNDKTFRCMIDLFLKMKDLEGAYRMLDEMGELNLKPSASMYNTIMAECFREKNTSDGVRVLEHMQNADVMPDSETFSYLISNSETEEDIVMYYKELKESGIKPTKQIFMALINAYAACGQLEKAKQVVLDPLIPQKNLNQIKYVLVSVLAAHGQLSEAIHYYEEIKKAGHNLEPKDVMNLIEKTRSDVELDRLLLLLEELNDTDYWNGACCRIILYCIWNKDISSAVNLCKLLKNKYQSDELVTEVLCDKHHSNELVMKVLFDKVFSLINGSESSHLQASLELLSEIKDKLGLVPPEEYHDSLLSAHAKTSELHNAN